Proteins from one Oscillatoria nigro-viridis PCC 7112 genomic window:
- a CDS encoding GAF domain-containing sensor histidine kinase, with translation MPASSEFVKLCRSQVAIAVSLGAKFSAVYLTQELVEGSEAKLVPIAVYPETSAESEENQGLRLQSSESSTVKPVPRLLAQPVGAVEESTVGAIAPEPLPGNERSSHQCQGPENVWQQRRQIVTPLIHEGAVMGLLVSGRQDRPWNEREEAQIQQIARTLALACILDQRSQWMQQELGTSRQIQAQVYDTMHNLLHQFKSPLTALRTFGKLLARRLVPEDKNRNVAFSIVRESDRLQELLGQFDRTVDTGEAHLKLRSGTSEKAMSKVESIRHSPLSLSPAANLEESCFVAEVLKPLLISAEAIASERNLKLVADIEANLPPVSANDRALREVLSNLIDNALKYTPAGRQIYIKVRYKAADGDRAGYSQLPAIAVAVSDTGSGIPPQDLEHLFERHYRGEKAQTEIPGTGLGLAIARDLVRQMQGEIEVFSPVNPEWLPSSETHLYPTDRGTTFVVWLPVNK, from the coding sequence ATGCCAGCCAGTTCAGAATTTGTCAAACTTTGCCGCTCGCAGGTAGCCATCGCCGTTAGTTTGGGAGCGAAATTCAGCGCGGTATACCTGACACAAGAGTTGGTAGAAGGCAGCGAAGCAAAGTTGGTGCCGATCGCAGTTTACCCAGAAACCTCAGCCGAATCGGAAGAAAATCAGGGGTTGAGGTTGCAATCTTCCGAAAGCTCGACAGTGAAACCGGTACCGCGACTGCTGGCGCAGCCTGTTGGGGCTGTGGAAGAATCAACGGTAGGGGCGATCGCACCCGAACCGCTTCCGGGTAATGAGCGCAGTTCCCATCAGTGCCAAGGCCCGGAGAATGTGTGGCAGCAGCGCAGGCAAATTGTGACGCCTCTGATACACGAGGGAGCTGTAATGGGACTCCTAGTCAGCGGTCGGCAAGACAGGCCTTGGAACGAGCGAGAAGAGGCTCAAATACAACAAATTGCTCGCACCTTAGCCCTAGCCTGCATTTTAGACCAGCGCTCGCAGTGGATGCAGCAGGAATTGGGTACGAGTCGGCAAATCCAGGCTCAGGTTTACGACACGATGCACAATTTGCTGCACCAGTTCAAAAGTCCGCTGACAGCGTTGCGAACTTTTGGCAAGCTGTTAGCGCGGCGGTTGGTACCCGAAGACAAAAACCGCAATGTGGCTTTTAGTATTGTCCGAGAGAGCGATCGGCTGCAAGAGTTGCTCGGCCAGTTCGATCGAACCGTTGACACCGGCGAAGCACATCTCAAACTGCGATCGGGCACTTCAGAAAAAGCAATGTCCAAAGTGGAATCAATCCGGCATTCTCCTCTGTCGCTGTCACCTGCAGCCAATTTGGAGGAATCCTGTTTTGTAGCAGAAGTCTTAAAACCGCTGTTAATTTCCGCCGAGGCGATCGCATCTGAAAGGAATCTGAAATTGGTAGCCGACATAGAGGCGAATTTGCCGCCAGTCTCAGCGAACGATCGAGCTTTGCGCGAAGTTTTGAGCAATTTAATTGACAATGCTTTGAAATATACCCCTGCCGGCCGCCAAATTTATATTAAAGTAAGGTACAAAGCAGCGGATGGCGATCGGGCAGGATACAGCCAATTGCCTGCCATAGCAGTTGCCGTCAGCGACACAGGTTCCGGCATTCCTCCCCAGGATTTAGAACATTTATTTGAGCGGCACTACCGGGGAGAAAAAGCGCAGACCGAAATTCCGGGTACAGGATTGGGTTTGGCGATCGCCCGCGATTTAGTCCGCCAAATGCAAGGAGAAATAGAAGTATTTTCCCCCGTCAATCCTGAATGGCTGCCCTCTTCTGAAACTCATTTATATCCAACCGATCGCGGCACTACATTTGTGGTTTGGCTACCCGTAAATAAGTAA
- a CDS encoding DUF3155 domain-containing protein, producing MARRRKRKSRRRQEGRRILECVPQYSIESGEDKPVTAARKFIHAEGIAPPALLLVKRNEHTTDRYFWAEKGLFGAQYVEENHFLFPSLKVMLEATTEKIPVVSAGRA from the coding sequence TTGGCCAGGAGACGCAAACGCAAGAGTCGCCGCCGACAAGAAGGACGCAGAATTTTAGAGTGTGTGCCTCAATATAGCATCGAGAGCGGCGAAGATAAACCCGTAACAGCGGCTCGCAAGTTCATCCATGCAGAAGGCATTGCTCCGCCAGCTTTGCTGTTAGTCAAGCGTAACGAGCATACCACTGACAGATACTTCTGGGCTGAAAAAGGTTTATTTGGAGCCCAATACGTAGAAGAGAACCATTTCTTGTTTCCCAGCTTAAAGGTGATGTTGGAAGCTACCACAGAAAAAATTCCTGTGGTGTCAGCGGGTCGCGCATAG
- a CDS encoding cofactor assembly of complex C subunit B produces MDTAVLPSTFVLTLLLAVGLFFFIKASVKDRIEQVKLASESAQESLLTDLQQYFAQRAYRVASVDAPNYKVTFEGFVRPSWFLAIFLTLLSAGGALCLGLVLGMLVPQQGQIFLALVLLSPLAGVFYWKKAGRSEQVSLKLESVAESGSQTKSLVTVRAHRDELAAMQKALDLKPLD; encoded by the coding sequence ATGGATACTGCTGTTCTTCCTTCAACATTTGTGCTGACGCTACTGCTGGCTGTTGGCTTGTTTTTCTTCATCAAGGCTTCAGTCAAAGATCGAATCGAACAAGTCAAGCTGGCTTCCGAGAGCGCCCAAGAGTCACTGTTAACCGACTTACAACAGTATTTTGCCCAGAGAGCTTACCGAGTTGCATCCGTCGATGCCCCCAACTATAAAGTCACGTTTGAGGGTTTTGTGCGGCCGAGTTGGTTTCTAGCTATTTTTCTAACTCTGCTGAGTGCCGGCGGCGCTCTGTGCTTGGGACTGGTTTTGGGAATGCTAGTTCCCCAGCAGGGTCAAATTTTCCTAGCTTTGGTACTGCTGTCCCCGCTAGCCGGGGTATTTTACTGGAAAAAAGCTGGACGCTCTGAGCAAGTCTCGCTCAAACTCGAATCAGTTGCTGAGTCGGGAAGCCAAACCAAGAGCTTGGTTACTGTCAGAGCTCACCGCGATGAACTAGCAGCCATGCAAAAAGCTTTAGATTTGAAACCGCTCGATTAA
- a CDS encoding PadR family transcriptional regulator — translation MKFEHIYQFFQDPPPVYLNKELAVCYILSVLLRGDSYGTELIGQLEREFPIYRLSDTVLYSALKFLEDEAVITGYWKKVEGRGRPRRMYQILPEWRHQAQDLARLWHEYIGQGNGASDRRARALETGHTG, via the coding sequence ATGAAGTTTGAACATATCTATCAATTTTTTCAAGACCCCCCTCCTGTTTATCTAAACAAGGAACTAGCTGTGTGTTACATTCTCTCCGTGTTATTGCGCGGAGATTCCTACGGTACAGAACTGATTGGCCAACTAGAGAGGGAATTCCCCATCTACCGACTTTCTGATACCGTGCTCTACAGCGCTCTGAAATTCCTCGAAGATGAAGCCGTAATCACCGGTTACTGGAAAAAAGTAGAAGGACGCGGCCGCCCCCGCCGGATGTATCAAATCCTCCCTGAGTGGCGGCACCAAGCTCAAGACCTCGCTCGTCTCTGGCACGAGTACATCGGTCAGGGAAACGGCGCGTCAGATCGTCGAGCCCGCGCCCTGGAAACTGGTCACACAGGTTAG
- a CDS encoding DUF751 family protein, translating into MQDFINNVSRYPRFFITICLGIFFFLFERLKPLLDRPTTAIALISSIVATFVFLTFTLRAMLGLSSV; encoded by the coding sequence ATGCAAGATTTTATTAATAACGTCTCTCGCTACCCGCGCTTTTTCATTACGATATGTCTGGGAATTTTCTTTTTCCTGTTCGAGCGACTCAAACCCCTGCTCGATCGACCGACAACTGCGATCGCCCTGATTAGTTCGATTGTAGCGACTTTTGTCTTTCTAACTTTTACACTGCGGGCTATGTTAGGCCTGAGTTCGGTTTAA
- a CDS encoding type II restriction enzyme — MSKSQKTANDKAWEILFERHKILEEVEKNVFFEIASGQINQERESRLMAKFDHSVNLPDIFRDNHLSILPISRSKYVIGKFDTHFEVKYDSEIEVIPFEFPPGIESIDYTNLYSESSALHCAFNIGIIDDLFGEKTAYTVSGRMSTESFDFNIINSLANEPYSIKVKNSQCEIDAGFESENYFILIEAKKYFIKNFLIRQLYYPYRLWSKKITKKVIPVFMTYSNDIFSFFIYEFSNDKDYNSLQLITQKNYTIAPEEIQRSDVDRVFNNIKVIAEPDVPLPQADKFERVVDLLSLLLERDLTKDDITENYEFDRRQTDYYTNAGLYIGLMEKHENSLTKKPLFRLTSEGRSILHKRPKLKYLDLINKILEKKVFYIVFELTLKQGEIPPEDAICKIISENRPDINNTTIKRRKSTVQGWISWILSQIKD, encoded by the coding sequence ATGAGTAAAAGCCAGAAAACTGCCAATGACAAAGCTTGGGAAATATTATTTGAAAGGCATAAGATATTAGAAGAGGTAGAGAAAAATGTTTTTTTTGAAATAGCATCTGGTCAAATTAATCAAGAAAGAGAAAGCAGGCTGATGGCAAAGTTCGATCACTCGGTTAATTTGCCAGATATCTTTCGAGACAATCATCTATCCATATTGCCAATTTCTCGTTCTAAATACGTTATTGGGAAGTTTGATACACACTTTGAAGTTAAATATGATAGTGAAATTGAAGTTATTCCTTTTGAGTTTCCTCCCGGGATAGAGAGTATAGATTACACAAATTTATATTCTGAAAGTTCCGCATTGCACTGTGCATTTAATATCGGTATTATAGATGATTTATTCGGCGAAAAAACAGCTTATACTGTTTCTGGGAGAATGTCTACAGAGTCCTTTGATTTTAATATTATAAATTCTCTCGCCAACGAACCATATTCAATCAAAGTTAAAAATTCGCAGTGTGAAATAGATGCAGGATTTGAAAGTGAAAATTATTTTATATTGATAGAAGCTAAAAAATATTTTATTAAGAATTTTTTGATTCGACAACTTTACTATCCTTACAGATTGTGGTCAAAAAAAATAACTAAAAAAGTGATTCCAGTATTCATGACATACTCTAACGACATTTTTAGTTTTTTTATTTATGAATTTAGCAATGATAAAGATTATAACTCTCTCCAACTGATTACACAAAAGAATTATACGATCGCTCCCGAAGAAATACAACGGAGTGATGTCGATCGGGTATTCAATAATATTAAAGTAATTGCAGAGCCAGATGTTCCATTGCCACAAGCTGATAAATTTGAGAGAGTAGTAGATTTATTATCATTGTTATTAGAAAGAGATTTAACTAAAGATGATATTACAGAAAACTATGAATTTGACCGCAGGCAAACTGACTATTATACTAATGCTGGTCTGTATATTGGACTGATGGAAAAACATGAAAATTCTCTAACAAAAAAGCCCCTCTTTCGCTTGACAAGTGAAGGAAGGTCAATTTTACATAAAAGACCTAAATTAAAATATCTAGATTTGATTAATAAAATTTTAGAAAAAAAAGTTTTTTATATAGTATTTGAATTAACCCTTAAACAGGGAGAAATTCCGCCCGAAGATGCAATATGTAAAATAATCTCAGAAAATCGTCCAGATATTAATAATACAACTATAAAAAGGCGTAAGTCTACTGTCCAAGGCTGGATTTCTTGGATATTGTCCCAAATCAAAGACTAA
- a CDS encoding DNA adenine methylase, which produces MKSDTLVRGKINPLVRPFLKWAGGKRQLLPEIVKYVPKLTSKNTYYEPFIGGGALLFELQHQKAVINDSNKELINCYQVIKDSLDELMEELSKDKYSNSETSYYEMRDLDRSTKKYEILSEVEKAARIIYLNKTCYNGLFRVNSQGQFNVPFGRYKNPNFLDDAVLRAVNKYLNSNNITLLNQDFEDAVKDAKRGDFVYFDPPYDPVSETASFTGYDVNGFNRDQQKRLKKVFDDLNKRGCKVMLSNSCTDFIMNLYNDYQDKIKKVRATRSINSNALKRGMVDEVLVLNYEIQDK; this is translated from the coding sequence GTGAAAAGCGATACGTTAGTAAGAGGGAAAATTAATCCGTTAGTAAGACCTTTCTTAAAGTGGGCAGGAGGTAAAAGGCAGTTATTGCCAGAAATTGTTAAGTATGTTCCCAAGCTGACAAGCAAAAATACATACTATGAACCTTTCATAGGTGGAGGCGCACTCTTGTTTGAGTTACAACACCAAAAAGCTGTTATCAATGATAGCAATAAAGAACTGATTAACTGCTATCAAGTAATCAAAGACTCCTTAGATGAGCTGATGGAGGAATTAAGCAAGGATAAATATAGCAATAGCGAAACGTCTTATTATGAGATGAGAGACTTAGATCGTTCAACGAAAAAATATGAAATTTTGTCTGAAGTGGAAAAAGCAGCACGAATCATTTATCTAAATAAAACCTGCTATAATGGTTTATTTAGGGTTAATTCCCAAGGTCAGTTTAATGTTCCGTTTGGTAGATATAAAAATCCTAATTTTTTAGATGACGCTGTTTTAAGAGCTGTGAACAAATACTTAAATAGCAATAATATCACGCTGTTAAATCAGGATTTTGAAGATGCTGTAAAAGATGCCAAGAGAGGAGATTTTGTTTATTTCGATCCTCCTTACGATCCTGTGTCGGAAACAGCTTCTTTTACTGGATATGATGTCAATGGCTTTAACAGAGACCAACAAAAACGACTCAAAAAAGTGTTTGACGATTTAAATAAAAGAGGTTGCAAGGTAATGCTGAGTAATTCCTGTACAGATTTTATTATGAATTTGTACAATGATTATCAGGATAAAATTAAAAAAGTTAGGGCAACGAGAAGTATCAACTCAAATGCCTTGAAAAGAGGTATGGTTGATGAAGTATTAGTTTTGAATTATGAAATTCAGGATAAATAA
- a CDS encoding metallophosphoesterase family protein, with the protein MSIKRRHFLILGSLSSLGLVGVWKMFQLRTAWGTDANAAVPSNVEGERAIVPLPASPPILRFISVADTGTGAEGQYAVAEAMAQYHRENPFNVAVLAGDNIYNNGEIEKINAVFERPYQPLLQQGVKFYACLGNHDIRTANGDPQVKYAGFNMQGRYYTFRRDPVQFFALDTNHNADWENQLAWLEKELSQSTAPWKVVFGHHPIYSSGVYGVSQSFIQTLTPLFQKYGVQLYINGHEHSYERTRSINGTTYLICGAGGGTRPVGRSEWTEYSASRLSFATFDVYEDRMFVSSIGTDKRVFDRGAIEVRSA; encoded by the coding sequence ATGAGTATCAAACGCCGTCACTTTCTAATTTTAGGCAGTCTCAGCAGCTTAGGTTTGGTCGGAGTCTGGAAAATGTTTCAGCTTCGGACTGCCTGGGGTACAGACGCCAATGCTGCTGTGCCTTCTAACGTTGAGGGAGAAAGGGCGATCGTCCCTTTGCCGGCCTCACCGCCTATTTTACGCTTTATTTCGGTAGCCGACACCGGTACGGGCGCAGAAGGTCAGTATGCTGTGGCTGAGGCGATGGCGCAATATCACCGGGAAAACCCTTTTAATGTTGCTGTTCTCGCGGGCGACAATATCTACAATAACGGCGAAATTGAAAAAATTAATGCTGTTTTCGAGCGGCCTTATCAGCCGTTATTGCAGCAAGGTGTAAAATTTTATGCTTGTCTGGGAAATCACGACATCCGCACTGCTAACGGCGATCCGCAAGTTAAATATGCGGGTTTTAATATGCAAGGTCGCTACTATACTTTTCGGCGCGATCCGGTACAGTTTTTTGCTTTAGATACCAATCACAATGCGGATTGGGAAAATCAGCTTGCTTGGCTGGAAAAAGAGTTGAGTCAGAGCACGGCACCTTGGAAAGTTGTGTTCGGCCACCACCCGATTTATTCCTCTGGCGTCTACGGAGTGAGTCAATCTTTTATTCAGACTTTGACGCCTTTGTTTCAAAAGTACGGCGTGCAGCTTTATATCAACGGACACGAGCACAGTTACGAACGCACTCGATCGATTAACGGTACGACTTATTTAATTTGCGGTGCCGGCGGCGGCACTCGTCCGGTGGGGCGTTCTGAGTGGACGGAGTATTCTGCTAGTCGGCTGAGTTTTGCGACGTTTGATGTCTATGAAGACCGGATGTTTGTCAGTTCTATCGGTACTGACAAACGGGTTTTTGACAGGGGAGCGATCGAAGTGCGATCGGCTTAA